A region of the Silene latifolia isolate original U9 population unplaced genomic scaffold, ASM4854445v1 scaffold_624, whole genome shotgun sequence genome:
tcattctagacatagaatgctaagggtaacgagttcttagtgttcatgtcattactttgtttcttgacatgacacgaggtattcgaacggtttccaattttccacaataaattggtggcgactccacaaatgcaggcttattagAGCCCTTTCACGCTGCTGCGctggtggcccatgtccacaaagttgacaataaggccgagaggtggttgtctttaagcctaaacaattaacaatgttatttATTCCGAGTTTAACATGAGCATCTATAtacaattgcatgtgtgacccgactcccctacaCTCCTTTATCATATATTTTTACATCGTTTAATTTACAAGTTATCAAACAAACCAAGCAATCATACGATAACCGACCTTTGATAGAATTCACCctataacaactaattaacaactctcgtctccttgtgttcgatccctattactacattcatttgtgtgtagggtatttatctttgattaggttgcgacATCCTATCAATAAGGTTCCTTGTTTCGGTGTAGTGGTAGTCTGCTAGACTAGTACCTAAATTGGTATAACGGTTTTCCTAACGAAACTCTATTAATAAGTTAAATATGGATAAATTCACaagatattttcaaaaaaattaaaagatAAACTCCTTTTTTCCATAATTAGTATAAATATCTTGTGAATCTTACACATTTAGCTTATTAATGTGTGTTCTAAGAACACATATTAGAAAAACTATAATTGTATTTGCAAAAAGAAATCATTTGCCTACGCACAAAAGTCTAGCAAGTTGACCTCGACGTTGTAGTTGACCCTATCAATTCAAAAATTGGATTGAGAATAAAATCGGAGCCACATTTTGAATTTTATTATATTGATTAAGATTCAACCTAATACGACCAGGATGTGATATATTAACTACATagtcatatataaatataaaacaagACTTCGGAATTCAATAAAGTAAGGCATCTAGGGGTAGTAAATAGTAATGCAAAGAGTGGAATGGATCTTCTATAAATATATTGAAAAGAAATAAAAGTAGGGTTAATGTTAGAAAATATAACGTCCAGGTTCAATGAACCTGAGCCTTACCGGCCAATTACCAACATGGCAACATGGTTGTCTCCGTAAGATTTGGTGGTACATTACTTACTTACAAAGGGAGATATGACACTAATTACGCTGATTACGATATATGCTTCATGCTATGCCCTAACAATTTTTGTCTACATTCATTGAATCAACATCTTTCCGTATAATATTATACGTAATTTATTTTCAAAGATCTGATTTTTTTCATTGTAATCTTTTTACACCAAACTTTCCATTTGTTTACccttcactaaaaaaacattaacctacttctctctctctctcaatccCTCCTCCCTAATATTGAAACTTTAACATTCTTTAGCCACATCAAAATTCTTCAATTATGAACGATTTTTCATATGACGAAcaaatatttaatttgttaatcctatattaattattaatttcacTATTTCttataattttgtttttttttttctttaattagggtttatggtttaAATTAATTAAGATGTAGTATTGTTGGTATGTTGGTGTTGGTTATTGAGGCCACTAGTCGTCGGTGGTTCACCGGCGGTGGTCCACGGTTCGCCGGCGAGTGTGGGCTGGTGGTTTGGCACTGTTAGTTATATGCGGGGGAGGGAGTTCGGTTTGCGAGCAACGGGTTTATGGTGGTGGTTAGGTTCGCCGGTCATGTGGGCCTCCCTGAGCGTGTGGGACTACTGGTTGGACGGTGGGTGGCCGGTGGGGTGGACGCGTCGAGGTGGcggcggttttggtggtggttTGGTATTTTTTTCCTGTGTAGTACATCACGTtgtttttttggcttttttttttaatttaaaaaatcaaTGTACTAAGACGTACATCAATGGagtcataaaaataattttttgaCATAACTTGCTAAGTGTAGGCTTTGTGAAATTTTGGATGAATTCATGAATCGATGTGTGGATATTAGAGAGAATAATGAGAGAGAGATTAGAGAGGGAAATGAGAGGGAGAATGAAaggggtataattgtcaatagtgtactgcgatgagtaaaatgtgtactgcgaaaatcaagaCCCATATTATATCATATGGATATTCAAGAGTAATATTCTTATTGTCCCATATTAAGGGACATGCTAAATCCCGCACGCATTTTTACTCAATCCCGCACATTTTTTCCACTTATTCCGAGTTTACCCTTCTCATTTCTCCCCCTCACCAAGAgatagaaaaaaaaggaaaaaaaaattgcATTTAACCATCGCGTATCATCTTCTTCCCTTGACTACCTTTACCCTTCCCTCCGACCACCACTCCGTCCCCCGACCACTCTCAGCGCTGAAAACACCTTCTCACGCCCCTTCCGACGCCAACCACCCGATATCCTCTCCCTCATCCCGCCGATGGCCGCCCCACACCAACAAATCGATCTCGTAGCCGCCGTGCCCGACTCCCGACGCCAACCACCGCCTGTCCTCTCCCTCGCCCAATTCCTCGTCGACCACCCTACTGAAACGGACGACCACCAACAATCAATCTCCTCGACAACGAAAATCAAAACCCCAATTCCCTTGACTACCTTTACCCTTCCCTCCGACCACCACTCCGTCCCCCGACCACTCTCAGCGCTGAAAACACCTTCTCACGCCCCTTCCGACGCCAACCACCCGATATCCTCTCCCTCATCCCAGTCGATGGCCGCCCCACACCAACAGTCAGATCTGGTAGCCGCCGTGCCCGACTCCCCGACGCCAACCACCTTTGTCCTCTCCCTCGCCCAATTCTCGTCGACCACCCTCTTTGAAACGGACGACCGCCAACAATCAATCTCTCGACAACGaaaatcaaaaccctaattgATTTTTTTAAATAATCAATCAATCGATATAAAGACATGTGTATTGATAAAATTGTTGATAAAGGTGATAAATTAATTGTGATATGTGCAAAATTAAGATTTATTATAGTCAATTATTAACAAATTATTGATTTTTGAGAGAAGGAGGGAGGAAGGAGAGAACGTTTTTCAACTTTTGTGAGATGGAGGGTAGAGTTGGAATAATGAGATAAAGTGTGTGGGATTCAGTAAAAtgatgtgcgggatttagcaaatgcgtatattaaatccagaaaccaaaagactttaatgtaattaaagaaagttatacaaattaattatactatatagttttaaatcaacagcactgtgtgatggacccgattaattaaaggatctcaatgcaaatattatatagtttgggttaaaattaaattatatagaagcttggtaactttcctaaacatttgtaggagactaaaatatggtcaatttccttaaaataaaataattaattaagatggtcaatttccttaatataaaataattaattaagatggtcaatttcaaggataCTAAAataaagaagatgcttggtaagtttcctaaatatttatagaagactagaaaatggtcaattttcttgaaacaaaataattaattagtataaacatacacacttatggtattaattattatcatcataaaattatatattaaatttaaaatctatgcaattttattaaactttatttatagtttattagatgtatagagatgttaattatttaacatacaaaaatataataagtaggttataaataattcaagttacattccataatatatagtattgcataattctttcgatttgatttaatgcatatatgtaatatatttatataaatatataatcctcttaaaaaaAGTTtcgcatgcctaagtagtaaaagtaatttcgttagtaaagaaaagaattgtagtaacattcactcatttgaatagtaaaagtaacaatattatcagcgagattagtgaaagtaatagaaacaacaacgggagtagtgaaataatcaatattaatgcggcaatagtgaaagtaacaataattacggtgggagtaatgaaattatcaatattaatgcaaaagagtaaagaataataataattcgATTTAGTAGTGAAAAtgacaatgattacgggcaagtagtgaaatgttattactattatttcattaatataagagtaaaatattagtaacgggagtagtgaatttgtctcaaaatttatttcatcgtaattttaggatatgtcataaaaaaatatattaatgataaatttatgggttatgcaactttaagtaattttatttaatggaaaaaaaataatggtaagtagaggtagctcgGGCGAATAGGACACCAATACTAGTAATTCTTTAATTTCATACTTGTTTACATAATAAGGGTACTTATTCATCATTAATCATAGTTTGTACTTATTTTATACATATAGTACCACTTTTTTCATTATTTATTGTAAGTGGTATTCCAATAAACTTATTAAGAGATAGTCTCTTAGAAGACTTACTCGAATGAATTATGGGTACTCAAATTTAGGAATTTTGCattattatattactaaaactaacaaaaagTTCTAATTCTATCGAGTGTATTATGTATAAGATTATAGTATTATACTCAATGAGAagtcttaatttttttttagtaAAAGATCAATATCATTAATAATAATATGTTATACAAGAATTgtaaacaaaattaaaattaatcaaTATAAATTTGTAAAAAAACAAATCGGACAAACTCTTCCTAAAACCAAGATCGTTATTAGATAAAAGCGCTATGAGAAGTGTTAATTTTTATTCTATTAAAATTTTGTTTTATTATTCATGGATATTGGATAATGTGGTTACTTATAATATTCTCATTGAGTAAGGTACACGATAGCGTTGTATGCCTGGTGTAAATTTGTTCTTCTAAGTGTAGAAACTTCAATATTGTTGGATTGTGGGAGTGTAGTGTATTACTCATGGTTTGGCCCGATTAAATTAGCCTAACATATACTCCTCCATTCAACATTTATCACCTCATTTCTCCATTAAAATATACGGAGTATCAATTACTTGGTTAAAAAAACGGTAACAATTGTAAATTATTTAGTTGatgtttttttatttatatttcaaaTGTAAAATGTCAATTAATATAGTTAAAAAAAAGGTAACAATAACAACTACTTAACGTCTACATAATTAAGTCCAAACATTATTTTGTTTTAGAAACAGCCAAACCCGTAAACTAAACGTAGTATAATTATAAGCAATTCAAAGAGGAAACAAATGCACCTAGACAAACCATTGTCCATATTAATAAAAAATTGAATCCAAAGGTTCCAAAATAAGtgggaaaaaaaaaaactcacttTTTGTTCTTTTTTGGAGTTACTCCCAATTCCCACACAACTTCTTGTATAAATAGACACATACAGACTTGCCGAATAGTTTAGAATCCAGCATCACGTGCCTGAAACAATTCGTCTATATTTAATCAAAAATTCTCATTTAAAATGGATATTATCCGTTTTAAGCGTAAATAGAGCAGCACTATAATATAATATAGTTAAATTAGTATTATAAATAGAGCAGCATTGGCCTGATTGTGTTCTCCCtcaaaaaatcgccattgttggtgcACACATTGAGAAATAGAGAGAAAGAGGACATCCGCCATTAACAAGCGAGAACCTCAAAGAAGAGGGAGATAGAGAAAGTAATTAATCTCAaggtctctctttctctcttcttcAAGCTTGCTTTTGGCGATCCTATTCTAATCAAATTTGTCAGCTTTCCTCTATTTTTCTACCACATTCTCATTTTTTAAGGTATTCTTTTTCTATTCTTATTTGTCTTCAAGTTTCAATCTTTCTTATATTGCTAGTTGTTGTTATCAATCTAATCTCAATTACAAACTTTTTTAAATTTGtaaaatttgtttgattttgatttgaatGGTGTAAAGTTTTCATTTTCGTGCTAATTTATCAATTAAAATGGAATGGATGCTAAGTATATGGAGTTTGAATCTGATTTTTTGTTGATTATAAAATGGATTTTGTTTAGGTTTACAAATTAGGGTTACATTATTATGTCAggatttcaatttttatgatcaAATGCAGAAATTTAAGTTGTCAATTCAATTAATGATGGGTTAACTATGTAAACATTTCAACTTTATGCTAATATGTTTATTCAGTTAATTGTGTTGTTATTGATTGAATTGAAATGGGTGTTTTGTAAAACCCTAAGATGCCCTTTTGTCTTTCAATTAGTGTTTGCATATAACCATTTGTAAGTTATAACAAAGGGGTGATTTGGGGAATCACCCCCGAATAAAGTGGAAAAAAAATGGTTTTACACTCTCGTTGTGAATTATTCTCATTTTTAGCGGTTGTAAACAAGAATTTATGTTTGTCTTTTAGTAGATCCCcttcatattttaattatgatacaAGTGAAAAGTCAACTTCAATTTCATGATCTAGTTAACATGCTTATGTAGTTATGTGTTTAAAGTCACGTTATCAAGTGGTGTTATTTGCAACTTGTTGCATAGGAAAAACTCATATATACATATATTTGTATATTGTGGAGTAATGGAATTCTAGGTGGATATTAAAATTAAAATCCCTCATGTAAAACATCGAATTTGATTACGTTTGCACAGCGAATTTCAAAGTATTTTTGAGTGTCATCATCATTGTGAGCATAATCTTAAATGTTGGTGGAATGTAAAATTGCAACAACCGGTTATTAAGGTTTACAAGGTGATTGTTGTCGAATGTTTAGACGATATTGAGATAATCTCAAATGAGATTTTATGTATTTGATGCAAAAATTGTGGTCAAGGGTTAAACAAATGGAGATGTTAGAATACCTCATTAACTAACTTGCAAGGTAGCCGCGTGCTTAATACTATTTCTCATGACCTATCAAACCCAATCTATCTGTATTCCCAAATATGTGAGGGGAAATTTGAAATATAGCTAGACTAGATTGAATAGGGAGATTATTAAGAATAATTTGAAACTCCGGAAAAGCTTATTAGTGGCCGTTAGTGCAGGAAGGGATGGCCAAGGAATGGATAAAATGGAATTAAGGATTTAAGTTTCTACCAATCACCATTTTGTCTTCTTCTAAATCTAAATATTTAAAAATAGGGAATAAGTTATGTACGTTTGGCCCTTGTCAGCATATATGTTGCTTTTTGTATGATAGAATGCTGGCCAACCTTGGTTGATATTTGAAATGAATTCTGGCTTTCTATCATTTGATATATCAAATAAGGACAATATAAATGAGACGAAGGCAGTATTTATCATGGTATTATGGTTGAAACTCCATTTAACTTGATGAAGCTGTGAATGTTACCTGAATTCTAAGCTGGTGGATATTAACACTATTAAGGCTGCTGCTTCTTTATTCTTTGTTGGGCAATTTTTTCATATAGCAGTATTACATCTCTTATGATAAACGGTGGATTACTATATTATTATGTGATTAAGTGTATCATTCAAAGCATGTTCTACTTGAAATGTTTTGGTCATACGATTTGTGCCCCATTTGACCCTTCAATTCCAGTTTTAGCCCTTTTTGAATATGTCTGGTTGACTTGGCTAAAACACCCTTTTCACATTTACAGCTGTATGAttcatacatatatgtataaataTATATGCCAACCATGCAAAGTTTGGAGCATGATTTGTCTTGAAACTACTTTATTCAAATTAAGATTGTTATTCATTCTAACTGATCAAGTTGCTTTCCACCTTCTGTCAGACATTCAACCATGGTGTTTTGGGTTTTTGGATATGGTTCATTGGTGTGGAACCCTGGGTTCCAGTATGATGAGAAAGTGATTGGCTATATCAAGGACTATCGGCGGGTCTTTGATCTTGGTAAGATGATTACTTTTTTATCTAAATTTTAATCAACACACAGTTGCATGTCTTCTTCACAAATACTTAACGTAAGGGTGTTTTACATAAGCATTACTCCATATTGACAATGGCAAGCTATTTAATAAGCTTATTTGTAGAGTCATTTGGTAAATATGTTGTCCAACAGTTCTCTGTGTGAAACTCTTTACAAGAGACCATATGTTCTTTGTAATCATGCTCAAACTATTTAATTTGTTTCTCAGCATGCATTGACCACAGAGGTACACCTGAACACCCGGCCAGGACTTGTACTTTGGAATATAGTGAAGGATCAATATGCGTAAGTTGAATTTTATCACTtctaatggttttttttttttttttttaatattcacTGCATATTTCTTTCGTTCTTCCACTCAATTTTTTTAACATTTGCTTCTTGTTCCAGTGGGGCGTGGCATACTGTGTAAAAGGCGGTCCTGAAGTAGAAGCAGCAGCCATGCAGTATTTAGAGCGACGGGAGTGTGAGTATGACCACAAAATAACTGTTGATTTCTATAAGGTGAGGAAATAAGCGAATTGTCTTGATTCTTGAATTGCCGTCTTTTAAAATGCTGTTGCCACTTGCTTTAATACTGATTGTTATTGTCTTTGTGTGATCTCAGGAAGGAGAGGAAGATGAGCCCTTAATCACAGGAGTTGTGGTGTAAGTTGCCTATATCTTTTGCGTGGTTAACTCCTGTCAAGTTTTTAGTTAACCACACACCCAAACTAGATCATCTAACCATTAATCATCTAATTATGCATTTGATGAATGTGCACCCTCTGATTTAAATATCTTGTTCAATGCAGCTTCATGTCTACGCCCGATGTAGTATCAAACAAATATTATCTTGGGCCTGCCCCAATTGTTGATATGGCCTGGCAAATTGCAACTGCCTATGGGCCCTGTGGAAACAACAGAGACTATCTCTTCTCACTGGAGAAAGCTATGCATGATCTAAGTAAGTTTAGTTGTTACGTAATTCTCCGTATTactctaatttcagttttcttagGTTGCTATGTCATGTGTGGTGTTTATAGCTTTGTAAGGCTTCACGGCACTAGTTGATGACAACATTTGTTGACTAACAACTATCCTATTCTACTTACGCTGGGTTTCATTGAGAAATATGTGAATGCTATTGGTAAGAGACCTACCTCAGTTTCATTTTTTCTAGGCTATTTTCCAGATGAATAGTAAAATGCCGACCTCTCAGTTTCATTTCTTGTAGCCTCATTTGTCCAAATGATGGTGAAATGCCGAAAATGACTTGAATCACAAGCTTCTGAACTGAGCCGGGGCCAGGTCTGGACAAGAAAATGAGGAGTGAGACAAGACTTGAACCTGTGACCTAATATTACCATCTGATCACTACACTAATTAATGGTGTATTGCTGAGCACAATTaatacaaaacctaaaacctgggGACCAACCGGCCAAGGCCTTGCTAGCCCTTCTAATGTTGGCCTCTTGATTAGCATGCATTTGAATTAGCTATGACTTTTATCCAATGCTTGTCATGTGTTCCATAGCAGAGGTGTGTTATTGACAAAAGGTGTTTTGGACAGATCATGAAGACGATTATGTGATAGAGCTAGCCAAAGAGGTCAGGAAGGTACTCGAGGTAGCTAAGGAAATAACCAAGGAGAAGTTGCTTGTTGCAGAGCCACATGTCACAGTCAAGGACCATATCCCGTCCCTTCAACTACGTCCTCGTCAAGAAGCTGTTGCAATGGACTCGTAATCACGGGTTTTCTGATTATTTCCTCTCGAGCTTAATCTCCTGTCACTCACAATTAGGCGGAATTTAACTTCCTGTAATGTTCTTAATTTTAACACGGAGGAGGGGTAGATTAGTGCCTTGATACATGTAGGAGGCCATAATGAGGTGCTTGTTGAAAATTAACTGGAAAAATCAGAAATGATGTTTGAATCATCTGATTGGGACTTTTCTTCTATGATGTTATAATAAAATAATTTCACATATGGATTATACTTTGCTTTCAGATTTTACTCTTTTGATTGCCATTTTAAATGTCGAATGAAAAAGGTCAATACTTACAGCATCCAAGGCTCCCGCCTATATGTATGCTATTGGTGAAGAAGCGGGTTGAGGCATCTCAATGAAAGGGATGACGGATGCCACCCAAATCTTGGATAATAAGAAGCAAGCAATGGCTATCGAGGTCATTGTTGGCTATGGTTTTGGACACCAGCTAAGATGCTGAAAGGTTATAGCAATCCTTAAAATTCTGTAGGCGGCTTGGAGGCTAGGTAGCACGAACACTTCTCCTAATCGCGTCCGTCCCAGAtcggacaccgacactcctcTGACACACGCCGAAACGTACGGACacctataaagccgtgtctaactttctacattTATTCGGATACGTGTTcaacgcgtgtccatggtatttgggccGTGTCCGACGCGTATCCATGACATTTGGACTtcatttggggtgaatgatgttctttaaaCGAGAAATGAGTTatcgaaagagattgattagaagatgcGTTTAGATGGtaaatgaaaatgagttataatcaaGCAAGcttttaccttcacttatttaaatttaatatcaaatacttttatgaaaataaaaataaaatcgaacgtttataattataaaatatatattttattaaatttaaataacgtgccCGGTCCTAAATTTCATGAGGAAGTCGCATCACGATCCGTGTTGTGTCCgtatccgtgtccgttttggtgctacctagcttggagGTTGTATATGCTGGTGAACATTATGAGATACGGATTCAGAGGGATAGATTATTACGGGACTATGGAAATAGTGTTCCATATACTCCCTACGGGCTAGTTTTACATCCGATTGATGATTCTTATGGAGAATGTTGACTCGCCAAATTATTTCACTTGCAACATTTCATAAATCTGCTTTCCAAAATATATTATTGAGAAGCTGAGAGTTATATAACTTAAAAATCACAGGACCATAGAAATATAAGGAGTCTAAATATATAATATACATATTTTTCCATTTGCTACAACATATACCTATAATAAGTCTATAACCTATAACTCAACCTCCCTTCTTGAGGATATTGTCCTGAATGGATAGCCGTAGCAGGCGATTAGAATTTGAACCAACTTGTACATACAAATGTCGCGAACAAGAGGAGAATACAAGTGAGCCAGACTAGGGGCTAGATCGCTACTGCTACTACAAGTAATATTTGCCGAATCAGCGACCAGAGCAAAAATAAAGAGCCAAGAATTGACATCTGTCAATCTTATTTGAAAGACGTGCGTTGAATTTTCAGATAGCCAAACTTGCCTGCACCTGGGGACGACCCTTCGAATAGAAATGGCAAATAGCCAGTTGAAGCTTTATATCTCTGCTGAATCTGTATATAACAGTTGACATTCATTCAAATGCTTAACATACTAACAAGACCATAGAATCCTCACTAGTTGATGCTTTACATTGTTATACTCTACTAGATTGGTTTGAGGAGTTCCTAGTATACATTATGTGGCCTTCAGC
Encoded here:
- the LOC141639932 gene encoding gamma-glutamylcyclotransferase 2-1-like is translated as MVFWVFGYGSLVWNPGFQYDEKVIGYIKDYRRVFDLACIDHRGTPEHPARTCTLEYSEGSICWGVAYCVKGGPEVEAAAMQYLERRECEYDHKITVDFYKEGEEDEPLITGVVVFMSTPDVVSNKYYLGPAPIVDMAWQIATAYGPCGNNRDYLFSLEKAMHDLNHEDDYVIELAKEVRKVLEVAKEITKEKLLVAEPHVTVKDHIPSLQLRPRQEAVAMDS